A genomic region of Streptosporangium lutulentum contains the following coding sequences:
- a CDS encoding ABC transporter ATP-binding protein, which translates to MTILATEGLTRRFPRVTALDQLTLTIGSGVTGLVGANGAGKSTLIKILLGLLEPSGGSAQVLGMDVTTRGAEIRRVVGYMPEHDCLPPDLSATEFTVHMAQMSGLTRTAARERAADVLRHVGLYEERYRAMGGYSTGMKQRVKLAQALVHDPRLVLLDEPTNGLDPQGRDEMLALIRRIGSEFGISVLVTSHLLGELERVCDHVIVIDGGKLLRSSAIGEFTQNTQTVTVEVEDGQDALAARLTELGETVAFHGRLLLVDIRAPETFDTLRDVVCELDLGLIRMEQGRQRIEDVFREPVNV; encoded by the coding sequence CCGAGTGACGGCGCTCGATCAGCTCACCCTGACCATCGGCTCCGGCGTGACAGGCCTGGTCGGTGCCAACGGTGCGGGCAAATCGACGCTGATCAAGATCTTGCTGGGTTTGCTCGAACCTTCCGGCGGAAGCGCCCAGGTGCTCGGCATGGACGTGACGACCAGGGGAGCCGAGATCCGCAGGGTCGTGGGTTACATGCCCGAACACGACTGCCTGCCACCCGACCTGTCCGCCACCGAGTTCACCGTGCACATGGCCCAGATGTCGGGTCTGACCCGCACCGCCGCCCGGGAACGCGCCGCCGACGTACTGCGCCACGTGGGACTCTACGAGGAGCGCTACCGCGCGATGGGCGGTTACTCCACCGGCATGAAACAGCGGGTCAAGCTGGCCCAGGCCCTGGTGCACGACCCGCGCCTGGTCCTCCTGGACGAGCCCACCAACGGCCTCGACCCACAGGGACGCGACGAGATGCTCGCGCTGATCCGCAGGATCGGCTCCGAGTTCGGCATCAGCGTGCTGGTCACCTCCCACCTGCTGGGCGAGCTGGAACGGGTCTGCGACCACGTCATCGTGATCGACGGCGGCAAGCTGCTGCGTTCCTCGGCCATCGGTGAGTTCACCCAGAACACCCAGACCGTCACGGTCGAGGTGGAGGACGGCCAGGACGCCCTGGCGGCCCGCCTCACCGAACTGGGCGAGACCGTCGCCTTCCACGGCCGCCTGCTCCTGGTCGACATCCGCGCGCCGGAGACCTTCGACACGCTCCGCGACGTGGTCTGCGAGCTCGACCTCGGTCTCATCCGCATGGAGCAGGGCCGCCAGCGCATCGAGGACGTCTTCCGGGAGCCCGTCAATGTCTGA
- a CDS encoding ABC transporter permease: MSESTGVIHDIGYRHYEGVRLGRGHAVLALTVHSLRGVFGLGRTARAKIIPFLLVGVMMVPAVVSIAVMALAKQQGGVAYTDYAVMMQAVLAIFLASQSPYTVAPDLRFRVLPLYMSRPVTIWDYIIAKLAAMMTAMFLLLAVPLTVLFIGELLVDLPGDPLTGRYLISMAGAVFYALLLSCLGVAIASFTPRRGLGVASVIAFYLLTSAVSAVLSATLESMGNDTAAPWARLIDPFLLVDAAVHVGIFGAAPAQSGVYSSAALPAVAAVIMVALIALSVTALILRYRKAASR, translated from the coding sequence ATGTCTGAGTCCACAGGTGTCATCCACGACATCGGATACCGCCACTACGAGGGGGTACGGCTCGGCCGCGGCCACGCCGTCCTCGCACTGACCGTGCACAGCCTGCGCGGGGTGTTCGGGCTCGGCCGTACGGCCCGCGCGAAGATCATCCCGTTCCTCCTCGTGGGCGTGATGATGGTGCCCGCGGTCGTCTCCATCGCGGTCATGGCGCTGGCCAAGCAGCAGGGAGGGGTGGCCTACACCGACTACGCGGTCATGATGCAGGCCGTACTCGCGATCTTCCTGGCCTCGCAGTCGCCGTACACGGTGGCGCCGGACCTGCGCTTCCGGGTGCTGCCGCTCTACATGTCGCGCCCGGTGACGATATGGGACTACATCATCGCGAAGCTCGCGGCGATGATGACGGCGATGTTCCTGCTTCTGGCCGTGCCGCTCACCGTGCTCTTCATCGGCGAACTGCTCGTCGACCTCCCCGGAGACCCGCTTACCGGCCGATACCTGATCAGCATGGCCGGAGCGGTCTTCTACGCGCTGCTGCTGTCCTGCCTCGGCGTGGCGATCGCCTCCTTCACCCCCCGGCGCGGGCTGGGCGTGGCCTCGGTCATCGCCTTCTACCTGCTCACCTCCGCCGTGTCCGCCGTGCTGTCCGCGACGCTGGAGTCGATGGGCAACGACACCGCCGCCCCATGGGCCAGGCTGATCGACCCGTTCCTCCTGGTGGACGCGGCCGTGCACGTCGGGATCTTCGGAGCCGCGCCCGCGCAGAGCGGCGTCTACTCGTCGGCCGCCCTCCCCGCGGTCGCGGCAGTGATCATGGTCGCGCTGATCGCCCTGTCCGTGACAGCCCTGATCCTGCGATACCGGAAGGCGGCCTCGCGATGA